The Dama dama isolate Ldn47 chromosome 23, ASM3311817v1, whole genome shotgun sequence genome contains a region encoding:
- the LOC133044399 gene encoding large ribosomal subunit protein uL22-like produces the protein MVHYSLDPENPTKSCKSRGSNLRVHFKNTRETAQAIKGMRIRKATKYLKDVTLKKQCVPFRRYNGGVGRCAQARQWGWTQGRWPKKSAEFSLHMLKNAESNAELKGLDVDSLVIEHIQVNKAPKMRRRTYRAHGRINPYMSSPCHSEMILTEKEQIVPKPEEEVAQKKKISQKKLKKQKLMVWE, from the coding sequence ATGGTGCACTATTCACTcgacccagaaaaccccacaaaatcatgcaaatcaagaggttcaaatcttcgtgttcactttaagaacactCGTGAAACTGCCCAGGCCATAAAGGGTATGCGTATCCGAAAAGCCACCAAGTATTTGAaggatgtcactttaaagaagcaGTGTGTGCCATTCCGTCGTTACAATGGTGGAGTTGGTAGATGTGCACAGGCCAGACAATGGGGTTGGACGCAGGGTCGGTGGCCcaaaaagagtgctgaattttcactacacatgctcaaaaatgcagagagtaatgctgaacttaagggcttagatgtagattctctggtcattgagcacatccaagtgaacaaagcccccaagatgcggcgcaggacttacagagctcacggtcggatcaacccctacatgagctctccctgccacagtgagatgatccttactgaaaaagaacagattgttcctaaaccagaagaggaggttgcacagaagaaaaagatatcccagaagaaactgaagaaacaaaaacttatggtCTGGGAATAA